A single window of Methanomassiliicoccaceae archaeon DNA harbors:
- a CDS encoding DEAD/DEAH box helicase, which produces MMISKFTKIGISEEVARAMEDMGWEEPTPIQVSAVPIGLTGRDMFAQAQTGTGKTGCYGSIILGNIDAPQKIPQSIILAPTRELAVQVSEEITKLAKYTGHVCVPIYGGASIDGQIKKLQKGADIIAGTPGRVKDMMSRKELNLSAIKVVVLDEADRMLDMGFIEDIEDILRMMPSSRQTLLMSATMPEGVKRLSYDYMRDPKEISVSKDEVVLDLTKQYYISVGRRNKSWALSRILDIDQPKAIIFCQTKRMVDMLIERLEQYKYVAEAIHGDMPQSKREKVLRDFKEGRVQILVATDVAARGLDVEDISYVINYDMPEDVETYIHRIGRTGRAGKEGTAVSFITTEEEHLVHEFELRTGMAITKREVPDAEEGSKDTIRMVVDFDQSADVFGMVKFEINLGKKDGLGKVGLSEFIIRNAKIREYSIGNIEIGSKSSIVEVHKDFGKKMTMDLPKMRFEGKKITVNVMQ; this is translated from the coding sequence ATGATGATCTCCAAGTTCACAAAAATAGGTATTTCGGAAGAAGTTGCCAGAGCCATGGAAGATATGGGATGGGAAGAACCCACGCCAATCCAGGTATCGGCCGTTCCGATCGGACTGACCGGAAGGGACATGTTCGCGCAAGCGCAGACCGGAACCGGTAAGACGGGTTGCTACGGATCGATAATACTGGGTAACATAGATGCCCCTCAAAAAATCCCCCAATCGATAATACTGGCCCCCACAAGAGAGTTGGCAGTCCAGGTATCGGAGGAAATAACCAAGCTTGCGAAGTACACCGGACACGTATGCGTCCCGATATACGGCGGAGCGAGCATAGATGGCCAGATAAAGAAGCTCCAGAAAGGTGCGGACATAATCGCCGGTACGCCAGGCCGCGTAAAGGATATGATGTCCCGCAAGGAGTTGAACCTCAGCGCCATTAAAGTTGTAGTGCTGGACGAGGCCGACCGCATGCTCGACATGGGGTTCATAGAGGATATCGAGGACATCTTGCGCATGATGCCGTCCAGCAGACAGACTCTGCTGATGTCCGCCACGATGCCGGAAGGCGTGAAGCGCCTCTCTTACGACTACATGAGGGACCCTAAGGAGATAAGCGTCTCAAAAGACGAAGTGGTCCTCGACCTTACAAAGCAGTACTATATCTCGGTAGGAAGGCGGAACAAATCCTGGGCGCTGAGCAGGATACTCGATATCGACCAGCCCAAAGCGATAATATTCTGTCAGACCAAGAGGATGGTCGACATGCTGATCGAGCGTCTCGAGCAGTACAAGTACGTCGCGGAGGCGATACACGGCGACATGCCCCAGTCCAAGAGGGAGAAGGTGCTCAGGGACTTCAAAGAGGGAAGGGTCCAGATACTTGTGGCCACAGATGTAGCCGCAAGGGGACTGGACGTCGAAGACATCTCGTATGTTATAAACTACGACATGCCCGAAGATGTCGAGACCTATATCCACAGAATAGGGCGCACGGGAAGAGCCGGCAAGGAGGGCACCGCCGTATCTTTCATAACCACCGAGGAAGAGCATCTCGTCCACGAGTTCGAGCTCCGCACGGGAATGGCCATCACCAAGAGGGAGGTCCCCGATGCCGAGGAAGGAAGCAAGGACACGATACGAATGGTCGTCGACTTCGATCAATCGGCAGATGTGTTCGGTATGGTCAAGTTCGAGATCAATCTGGGTAAAAAGGACGGATTAGGAAAGGTGGGTCTTTCCGAGTTCATCATAAGGAACGCCAAGATCAGGGAATACTCGATCGGGAACATCGAGATCGGCAGCAAATCATCTATCGTGGAAGTCCACAAGGATTTCGGAAAGAAGATGACGATGGACTTGCCGAAGATGAGATTCGAAGGGAAGAAGATCACTGTAAACGTAATGCAGTGA
- a CDS encoding valine--tRNA ligase has translation MPQYDSASIEGRWQKMWKDDRVYHFDPQSDKPVFSIDNPPRYTSGSLHLGHATGYSISDFAARYKRMKGHNVFFPLCFDVNGTPIEVKVEKKFNITKLDLPRNEYRKLCSDYANGFIAEMTHDFEKLGESMDPSIYYQTDAPYYRKITQLSFVNLFKRNLVYKANFPVNWCPRCMTALADAEVEYRDNINKLNFIKFGVAGTDESVLIATTRPELLCTCQVVAVHPDDRDKQHLVGKELVTPLYGKKVKVIADEKVDPAYGTGFVMICTIGDKDDLEWVMKYRLPMEKGIDETGKMTALSGKYEGMPVADAREASMKDLNDLGLLVKQVDNPQQVSICWRCKTPIEYLQVPQWFLKTLELKEQVLKRADEIKWYPEFMKVRLQDWVDSLEWDWVLSRQRIFATPIPIWECAECDYAICAEEEQLYCDPVEDKPPVEKCPRCGGELIGCTDVFDTWMDSSGSALYNTYWHRDEEMFKKLFPMSLRPQSHDIIRTWAFYSILRSEQIAESIPWKEIMINGFIMAPDGTPMHSSVGNVIDPVPILEKYGADALRYYAATCSLGIDHAFREPDVVRGRKLCNKIFNLGQFVTRFFDAKPEKECGTLRVSDRWILSRYSETVREATEWFDVYQFDKALKAIEGFIWHEFADHYVEMAKGRDDKAVKYTLYNVFYGSLKLMAPIMPHVTEELYQTIFRQFEGDASIHTASWPEPILFDKDAEDTGDVLKEVVAAVRAWKSEKKMPLNAEIALLELIGPESSMLESARDDISETTKALKIAIADSAELIEEVIGVKPVHAKLGPAFKAAAKTIVAAISKMEPSDIAKQIESGSVRIEADETYKLGPEYFELEKRLTLGGKAVETIQVGGILIVLEL, from the coding sequence ATGCCGCAATATGACTCAGCTTCGATAGAGGGACGCTGGCAGAAGATGTGGAAGGACGATAGGGTCTACCATTTCGACCCGCAGTCCGACAAACCCGTTTTCAGCATAGACAACCCTCCCAGGTACACTTCGGGATCGCTGCACCTAGGACACGCGACCGGTTATTCGATTTCAGACTTCGCGGCGCGTTACAAGCGTATGAAGGGACACAACGTATTCTTCCCTCTTTGTTTCGATGTTAACGGCACGCCTATCGAGGTAAAGGTCGAAAAGAAATTCAATATAACGAAGCTGGACCTTCCCCGCAACGAGTACCGCAAGCTGTGCAGCGACTACGCCAACGGTTTCATCGCCGAGATGACGCATGACTTCGAGAAGCTTGGGGAGAGCATGGACCCCAGTATTTACTATCAGACGGATGCCCCGTACTACAGAAAGATCACGCAACTTTCGTTCGTCAATCTTTTCAAACGTAACCTTGTCTACAAAGCAAACTTCCCTGTCAATTGGTGTCCCAGATGCATGACCGCGCTTGCGGACGCCGAGGTCGAGTACCGAGATAACATCAACAAATTGAATTTCATCAAATTCGGAGTTGCTGGCACTGATGAATCCGTGCTTATCGCGACAACCCGTCCGGAGCTGCTTTGCACATGTCAGGTAGTCGCGGTACATCCGGACGACAGGGATAAGCAGCACCTGGTGGGAAAAGAGCTTGTCACACCCCTTTACGGGAAGAAGGTCAAGGTCATAGCCGACGAGAAGGTAGATCCGGCTTACGGCACCGGTTTCGTCATGATATGCACCATAGGGGACAAGGACGACCTGGAATGGGTCATGAAGTACCGCCTGCCGATGGAGAAGGGCATTGACGAGACGGGCAAGATGACCGCGCTCTCCGGAAAATATGAGGGAATGCCTGTCGCCGATGCCCGCGAGGCCTCGATGAAAGACCTTAACGATCTGGGTCTTTTGGTAAAACAGGTGGATAACCCTCAGCAGGTGTCCATCTGCTGGAGATGCAAGACCCCCATAGAATATCTTCAGGTCCCACAGTGGTTCCTGAAAACGTTGGAACTTAAGGAGCAGGTCCTGAAGCGTGCCGACGAGATCAAGTGGTACCCCGAGTTCATGAAGGTGCGCCTCCAGGACTGGGTCGACTCTCTCGAATGGGACTGGGTCCTGAGCAGGCAGCGCATATTCGCCACGCCTATACCGATATGGGAATGCGCAGAATGCGACTATGCCATATGCGCCGAGGAGGAACAGTTGTACTGCGACCCCGTCGAGGACAAGCCTCCGGTTGAAAAATGTCCCAGGTGCGGCGGAGAACTGATCGGATGCACAGATGTGTTCGACACGTGGATGGATTCTTCCGGATCTGCGCTCTACAACACATACTGGCACAGAGACGAAGAGATGTTCAAGAAACTCTTCCCGATGTCCCTCAGGCCCCAGTCGCATGACATAATAAGGACCTGGGCGTTCTATTCGATACTACGCTCCGAGCAGATAGCCGAGAGCATACCTTGGAAAGAAATAATGATCAACGGGTTCATAATGGCGCCCGACGGGACGCCTATGCACTCTTCCGTCGGGAACGTCATCGATCCCGTACCGATACTGGAGAAATATGGTGCAGATGCGTTGCGCTACTATGCCGCCACATGCTCGCTTGGAATCGACCATGCTTTCAGGGAGCCCGACGTCGTACGCGGAAGGAAACTTTGCAACAAGATATTCAATCTGGGACAGTTCGTGACCCGTTTCTTCGACGCCAAGCCCGAGAAAGAATGCGGAACGCTCCGTGTTTCGGACAGATGGATACTCAGCAGGTATTCGGAGACCGTCAGGGAAGCGACCGAATGGTTCGATGTCTATCAGTTCGACAAGGCCCTGAAAGCAATAGAGGGCTTTATCTGGCACGAATTCGCCGACCACTATGTGGAGATGGCCAAAGGACGCGACGACAAGGCTGTCAAGTACACCTTGTACAACGTGTTCTACGGATCGCTGAAGCTGATGGCACCGATCATGCCGCATGTGACCGAAGAACTTTATCAGACGATATTCAGACAGTTCGAGGGAGATGCGAGCATACACACGGCATCGTGGCCCGAACCGATATTGTTCGATAAGGATGCGGAAGATACGGGCGACGTCCTCAAGGAAGTTGTTGCGGCCGTCCGCGCATGGAAATCCGAGAAGAAGATGCCCCTGAACGCCGAGATAGCGCTGTTGGAGCTCATAGGTCCGGAATCGTCGATGTTGGAAAGTGCGAGAGATGACATTTCCGAGACCACTAAAGCTTTGAAGATCGCAATCGCCGATTCTGCAGAACTCATAGAAGAAGTCATCGGAGTAAAACCTGTCCACGCGAAACTCGGACCTGCGTTCAAAGCCGCCGCAAAAACGATAGTTGCGGCCATATCTAAAATGGAGCCTTCAGATATCGCTAAGCAGATCGAGAGCGGTTCTGTGAGGATCGAGGCCGACGAGACCTACAAGCTGGGACCTGAATATTTCGAACTGGAGAAGCGTCTCACCCTCGGCGGAAAGGCCGTTGAGACGATCCAGGTCGGCGGAATATTGATCGTTCTGGAATTGTAA
- a CDS encoding CBS domain-containing protein, with product MVIKDLEDPRRLSMLRSQIDSNSVEEIMDSDFPTVSSDDRLSDALSVMRNTNYQDIPVVDNGTYMGVISYTTVLKKRSANMDAKVKGLIRGVPMLSKSDDITKIAEEMSGNNCRQLPVISGKKIIGVVSRRALVDIASRIKALNEIKVWELMTNPVKSIGVNAMLSDAFDIMQELDTLTIPVVDNDNKVIGVVGMREIIDNNWKNDNKIIGDLQKSAKAQITVESISVSHAITVNWDDTVEEAATLMIENDISTLPVVEGEKLVGVLTQYDIIEIISACRERELMFIQISGLEDDDKAATPALYEVIEEQMVKIRKVYRPESLMLHVARYNDTGNSAKYSISARLYLRGKIVNYKEVGWDLVRTTSDLMKKIAESVMSLKDSKVKFRQHKK from the coding sequence ATGGTGATAAAAGATCTAGAGGATCCAAGAAGACTTTCCATGCTCAGGTCTCAGATCGACTCCAACTCGGTCGAAGAGATAATGGACAGCGACTTCCCGACCGTAAGCTCCGATGACCGTCTCTCCGACGCTCTATCGGTGATGAGGAACACCAATTACCAGGACATTCCCGTGGTAGATAACGGCACCTACATGGGCGTTATCAGCTACACCACGGTCCTCAAAAAGAGGAGCGCCAACATGGATGCCAAGGTCAAGGGCCTCATCAGGGGCGTTCCAATGCTCAGCAAGAGCGATGATATCACCAAAATCGCGGAGGAAATGTCCGGTAACAACTGCAGACAGCTCCCCGTTATCTCCGGCAAGAAGATCATAGGCGTCGTGTCCAGAAGGGCCCTCGTCGACATAGCCTCGAGGATAAAGGCCCTTAACGAGATCAAGGTCTGGGAGCTCATGACCAATCCCGTCAAGAGCATAGGCGTGAACGCCATGCTTTCCGATGCTTTTGATATCATGCAGGAGCTCGATACCCTGACGATACCTGTGGTCGACAACGACAACAAGGTCATCGGCGTGGTCGGCATGAGGGAGATCATCGACAACAACTGGAAGAACGACAATAAGATAATCGGCGACCTTCAGAAGAGCGCCAAGGCACAGATCACCGTCGAGTCTATCAGCGTCAGCCATGCGATAACCGTCAACTGGGACGACACTGTCGAGGAAGCAGCCACGCTGATGATCGAAAACGACATATCCACTCTGCCCGTGGTCGAAGGGGAGAAGCTTGTCGGAGTGCTTACACAGTACGACATAATCGAGATAATCTCCGCATGCCGCGAGAGGGAACTCATGTTCATCCAGATCAGCGGCCTCGAGGACGACGACAAGGCTGCCACTCCGGCCCTGTACGAGGTCATCGAAGAGCAGATGGTGAAGATCAGAAAGGTCTACAGGCCCGAGAGCCTGATGCTCCACGTCGCAAGATACAACGACACCGGCAACTCGGCCAAGTACAGCATATCCGCAAGGCTGTATCTCAGAGGTAAGATCGTGAACTACAAGGAAGTCGGATGGGACCTGGTAAGGACCACGTCCGACCTGATGAAGAAGATCGCCGAGTCCGTTATGAGCTTAAAGGACTCCAAGGTTAAGTTCCGCCAGCACAAGAAGTAA
- the glyS gene encoding glycine--tRNA ligase, translated as MTKEADGNELMAICKRRGFIWPSFELYGGVAGMFDYGPLGCTMKNNILEVWRAIYKGREGFVEIDSETVNPEEVFKASGHVDEFSDYMTYCRQCQLPFRADHLVKTFCDNPDTMSPGELEDAFTEFGIKCPECGGELGKVEEFNLMFKTNIGPGSARVGYLRPETAQGIFVNFQNLYRYNREKLPLGVIQTGRGYRNEISPRQGMIRMREFNMMEVELFVDPRDKDWCRFSELECEELTLLPNTGTETVVKTVKQAVEEGIIANRVLAYFVCTTKQLMLRLGIDPAKLRFRQHLNDEMAHYAADCWDAEVLLSYGWTEITGIADRGCWDLSRHSQFSGSDLSHFDRFDEPKEMTFMKVQANHRKLGPAFKGKAKDIAAALETKTPDDVRDGKILLSIDGEDFILTNEYFEIKEVTEKVTGERIVPHVIEPSHGLDRIFYSVLEHSYFYDEKREYSVLRLRPEVAPIKVGIFPLMEKDGMDILAKQVYESVHSTMTEAYYDGSGTIGKRYARMDEIGTPWCITVDYESLEGADKGTVTIRERDTGEQKRIPAEKAAKIIRKLVTGHCFSDL; from the coding sequence ATGACTAAGGAAGCAGACGGCAACGAACTAATGGCCATCTGCAAGCGCAGAGGCTTCATCTGGCCTTCCTTCGAGCTTTACGGCGGAGTCGCCGGGATGTTCGACTACGGACCGCTCGGATGCACGATGAAGAACAACATCCTGGAAGTCTGGAGGGCCATATATAAGGGCCGGGAAGGTTTCGTAGAGATCGATTCCGAGACCGTAAACCCCGAGGAGGTTTTCAAAGCCTCGGGCCATGTGGACGAATTCTCCGACTATATGACATACTGCAGACAATGCCAGCTTCCGTTCCGCGCCGACCACCTGGTCAAGACGTTCTGCGATAACCCGGACACGATGAGCCCCGGGGAGCTTGAAGATGCCTTCACAGAATTCGGCATCAAATGTCCGGAGTGCGGCGGAGAGCTGGGCAAGGTCGAGGAGTTCAATCTGATGTTCAAGACCAACATCGGGCCCGGGTCCGCGCGCGTCGGATACCTGAGGCCGGAGACGGCCCAGGGCATATTCGTCAATTTCCAGAACCTTTACCGCTACAACAGGGAGAAACTTCCGCTCGGAGTGATCCAGACGGGCAGAGGATACAGGAACGAGATCTCTCCCCGCCAGGGCATGATCAGGATGAGGGAATTCAACATGATGGAGGTCGAACTTTTTGTCGACCCCCGTGACAAAGACTGGTGCAGATTCTCCGAGCTCGAGTGCGAGGAGCTCACGCTGTTGCCCAACACAGGTACAGAAACGGTGGTCAAGACCGTAAAACAGGCGGTGGAAGAAGGAATAATCGCAAACCGCGTGCTGGCTTATTTCGTATGCACGACCAAACAGCTCATGCTGCGCTTAGGGATCGATCCCGCGAAGCTCAGGTTCAGGCAGCATCTGAATGACGAGATGGCCCACTATGCGGCCGACTGCTGGGATGCCGAAGTTCTCCTTTCTTACGGATGGACCGAGATAACCGGGATAGCGGACAGGGGGTGCTGGGACCTTTCGAGGCACTCGCAGTTCTCCGGTTCCGACCTATCTCACTTCGACAGGTTCGACGAGCCCAAAGAGATGACCTTTATGAAGGTCCAGGCAAACCACAGGAAGCTTGGGCCTGCGTTCAAAGGCAAAGCGAAGGACATCGCCGCCGCCCTGGAGACGAAGACCCCGGACGACGTCAGGGACGGAAAGATCTTGCTCAGCATCGACGGAGAAGATTTTATTCTCACGAACGAGTACTTCGAAATCAAGGAAGTGACCGAGAAGGTAACCGGCGAACGCATAGTGCCTCATGTCATAGAGCCCTCCCACGGCCTCGACAGGATATTCTACTCGGTACTGGAACATTCGTACTTCTACGACGAGAAGAGAGAGTATTCTGTCCTGAGGCTCAGGCCGGAAGTGGCGCCGATAAAGGTCGGTATCTTCCCCCTCATGGAGAAGGACGGCATGGATATCCTTGCGAAACAAGTGTACGAGTCCGTTCATTCAACGATGACCGAGGCATACTACGACGGTTCCGGTACCATAGGGAAGAGGTACGCCCGCATGGACGAAATCGGTACGCCCTGGTGCATCACGGTCGATTACGAGTCGCTCGAAGGAGCTGACAAGGGCACGGTCACCATCAGAGAGAGGGACACGGGAGAACAGAAGCGCATTCCTGCAGAAAAGGCAGCGAAGATAATACGCAAGCTCGTGACGGGGCACTGCTTCTCCGACCTCTGA
- a CDS encoding CBS domain-containing protein produces MRTVSEIMTLAPIVAEVPGTRNDAINIMVRNDLTGLPVIRGSDGKLVGVVSRRDLFRKFEEDQLSLIMKKNPISVDSKTPVSKAAEIFFKERIHRLPVTEDGKLVGIITPTDLMDSVRALNSKITAEEAIHTTCVTAWEHDPLSYAIPAMRVSDVPAVPVLDEKGKLVGILTDRDLFSDQSEDPEAMRALGIEDTSLAGYRNVLPLFYTATDKYLDQKKEVSDFMVRDPITVYKKTSISEVARIMKANDFGQIPVRGSKDELIGMVYDVDILMALTGNSND; encoded by the coding sequence ATGAGAACAGTATCCGAAATAATGACTCTGGCACCCATAGTAGCGGAAGTGCCTGGAACGCGAAACGATGCGATAAACATAATGGTAAGAAACGACCTCACCGGGCTTCCGGTCATCCGAGGTTCGGATGGAAAGCTCGTGGGCGTAGTCTCCAGAAGAGACCTCTTCAGAAAGTTCGAGGAGGACCAGCTGTCGCTCATCATGAAAAAGAACCCTATATCCGTCGACAGCAAGACGCCGGTGAGCAAAGCGGCCGAGATTTTCTTCAAGGAGAGGATTCACAGGCTGCCTGTCACCGAGGACGGCAAGCTGGTCGGGATAATAACCCCGACCGACCTTATGGACTCCGTCAGGGCGCTGAACAGCAAGATAACCGCCGAAGAAGCGATTCACACAACATGCGTAACGGCATGGGAGCACGACCCGCTTTCCTATGCCATTCCGGCCATGAGGGTCAGCGATGTCCCCGCGGTGCCTGTTCTCGACGAGAAGGGGAAGCTTGTGGGCATCCTCACCGACCGTGACCTTTTCAGCGACCAGTCCGAAGACCCGGAGGCCATGAGGGCCCTGGGTATCGAAGACACTTCGCTGGCAGGATACAGGAACGTACTTCCGCTCTTCTACACGGCGACCGACAAGTACCTCGATCAGAAAAAAGAGGTCAGCGACTTCATGGTCAGAGACCCCATTACCGTCTACAAAAAGACCTCCATATCCGAGGTTGCAAGGATTATGAAGGCCAACGACTTCGGACAGATACCTGTAAGGGGGTCCAAGGACGAACTGATCGGAATGGTCTACGATGTCGATATTTTAATGGCACTGACTGGTAATTCAAATGACTAA
- a CDS encoding universal stress protein translates to MVFDKILVPTDGSEYTKAAVRKAIELAKLSNGKITALYVMDQTIFTNVPMDTAVMNVYRTLEKEGNNALKYVEELGKETGVDVEIKLAEGIPIKVILELSKEYDIIVMGTLGRTGMSKLLMGSVAERVVRASKCPVMVVRSPEADKQ, encoded by the coding sequence ATGGTTTTCGATAAGATACTTGTACCTACTGACGGAAGCGAATATACGAAGGCAGCCGTAAGGAAAGCCATTGAACTCGCCAAACTTAGCAACGGGAAGATAACCGCTCTCTACGTGATGGACCAGACCATCTTTACAAATGTACCGATGGACACAGCGGTCATGAACGTCTATCGCACGCTCGAGAAGGAAGGCAACAACGCGCTCAAATACGTCGAGGAGCTCGGAAAGGAGACAGGAGTAGACGTTGAGATCAAGCTTGCGGAAGGAATCCCGATAAAGGTCATACTCGAACTGTCCAAAGAGTACGACATCATAGTTATGGGCACCCTGGGAAGAACCGGGATGTCGAAACTTCTAATGGGAAGCGTGGCAGAAAGAGTTGTCAGAGCTTCCAAATGCCCCGTAATGGTGGTTAGGTCCCCTGAGGCTGATAAACAATGA
- a CDS encoding amidohydrolase family protein has product MEYFSGTVITQDGAIEGYVCLDGGIVAEVSEGRCPAQPLATGIIVPPMVNAHTHCADAGLKVPKGIGLPQLVGPKGLKDRYLKRTPSELIAEGMKRFSELAHINGIGTFIDFREGGEEGSKLLRETVPGAFILGRPISPEFDPNEIDRILKYANGIQLSGINDVPKHYAEAVADRVHRSGKIFAIHASEGSREDIDSILALSPSFVVHMASAERADLLRCADDDVPIVSCPRSNKFFGLVPPLAMMYQCNNAVILGTDNAMICSPDMREEAREYYSILRKQNGTTKKLWNAMVFEGRKILYDGKRIGLQRGMDADITVLPSEDGTAGGMLRSKERVLRYRQNKKGDDNGFR; this is encoded by the coding sequence ATGGAATACTTTTCGGGCACCGTCATAACTCAGGACGGTGCGATCGAAGGCTACGTCTGTCTTGATGGAGGTATCGTCGCAGAGGTCTCCGAAGGAAGATGCCCCGCCCAACCTTTGGCGACGGGCATAATCGTACCTCCGATGGTGAACGCGCATACCCACTGTGCGGACGCCGGGCTCAAGGTCCCGAAGGGCATCGGCCTCCCTCAACTGGTAGGGCCGAAAGGTCTGAAAGATAGATATTTGAAAAGGACCCCGTCCGAACTTATAGCAGAAGGGATGAAAAGATTTTCAGAATTGGCACATATTAACGGCATAGGGACTTTCATTGATTTTCGCGAGGGCGGTGAAGAAGGCAGCAAACTGCTCAGAGAAACGGTGCCCGGAGCATTCATACTCGGAAGGCCCATATCGCCCGAATTCGACCCCAACGAGATCGACAGGATACTGAAATATGCTAACGGGATCCAGTTATCCGGAATAAATGATGTTCCGAAACACTATGCCGAGGCTGTTGCTGACCGGGTACACCGTTCTGGAAAAATATTCGCCATACATGCAAGCGAAGGCTCCCGAGAAGACATAGATTCAATACTGGCACTTTCGCCTTCCTTCGTGGTTCACATGGCATCTGCGGAACGTGCGGACCTTCTGAGGTGCGCCGATGACGACGTTCCCATAGTCTCGTGTCCCAGATCGAACAAATTTTTTGGCCTCGTTCCCCCGCTGGCTATGATGTACCAGTGTAACAATGCCGTGATTCTGGGAACCGACAACGCGATGATATGCTCGCCTGACATGAGAGAAGAGGCCAGAGAGTATTATTCCATTCTACGGAAGCAGAACGGAACTACGAAAAAGCTATGGAACGCAATGGTATTCGAAGGAAGAAAGATATTATATGATGGGAAAAGAATCGGGCTCCAACGCGGCATGGACGCCGATATAACGGTACTGCCCTCTGAGGACGGTACTGCCGGCGGAATGCTTAGGAGCAAGGAGCGCGTATTGCGCTACAGACAGAATAAAAAAGGTGATGACAATGGTTTTCGATAA
- a CDS encoding 4Fe-4S binding protein — MPKVIADKCTACGACADICPQDAITIDDIAVIDLDACVDCGACIDECPNDAIVDE; from the coding sequence ATGCCGAAAGTAATAGCAGATAAATGCACTGCCTGCGGAGCATGTGCCGACATATGCCCTCAGGACGCTATCACGATAGACGACATCGCAGTCATCGACCTCGATGCCTGTGTCGATTGCGGAGCTTGTATAGACGAGTGCCCCAACGACGCTATAGTCGATGAGTGA
- a CDS encoding NAD(P)/FAD-dependent oxidoreductase, which yields MTYDVIIIGAGPAGLTAGIYARSKMMNTLIIESGRVGGQLVSLYPEKGVHNFPGFESVQARKLSDRLYAQAENLECEIREREKALEIKDGNEDLVVITNKGEYHTLTVIIAIGMGDFNPRKMEVPGEDELFGKGVSYLLPVKEELVGQKVTMFGGGNSAIEMALIADSVTDTTIVHRRGDFRADEMNVFHLEKSNILRVMNAETISFNGTEKLKSVTVKQDNRTFEIPTDLAVINIGIKSDLGILTKWGLGLTPEGLVKVDLDMSTNRRGVFACGDVVDYPGKYKQIITACGEAANAVQMAYKFSKKPYWA from the coding sequence ATGACTTACGACGTTATCATCATCGGAGCTGGTCCGGCAGGTCTGACCGCCGGCATCTATGCCAGGTCCAAAATGATGAATACGCTTATTATCGAATCCGGCCGCGTAGGCGGTCAGCTTGTCAGCCTGTATCCGGAGAAGGGGGTTCACAACTTTCCGGGCTTCGAGAGCGTACAGGCGCGTAAGCTTTCAGACCGCCTCTATGCACAGGCCGAGAACCTGGAATGTGAGATCAGGGAGCGGGAGAAGGCACTTGAGATAAAAGACGGGAACGAGGACCTTGTCGTAATCACCAACAAAGGCGAATATCATACGCTTACGGTGATCATAGCCATAGGAATGGGTGATTTCAACCCCAGGAAGATGGAGGTCCCCGGAGAAGACGAACTTTTCGGCAAGGGCGTTTCTTACCTGTTGCCAGTAAAAGAAGAGCTTGTCGGCCAAAAGGTCACGATGTTCGGAGGAGGAAACAGTGCCATTGAGATGGCGCTGATCGCAGACTCTGTCACAGACACCACGATCGTCCACAGAAGGGGTGATTTCAGAGCAGACGAAATGAACGTCTTCCACCTTGAAAAGAGCAACATCCTCAGAGTTATGAACGCAGAAACGATTTCGTTCAACGGCACAGAAAAACTGAAATCGGTAACTGTGAAGCAGGATAACAGGACTTTTGAAATACCGACCGACCTCGCCGTCATAAATATAGGTATAAAGTCAGACCTGGGAATACTTACCAAGTGGGGGCTCGGGCTGACGCCCGAGGGGCTCGTGAAGGTCGACCTCGATATGTCTACGAACAGACGCGGAGTGTTCGCCTGCGGAGATGTCGTCGACTATCCGGGAAAATACAAACAGATCATCACCGCATGCGGAGAGGCCGCCAACGCGGTACAGATGGCCTACAAGTTCTCGAAGAAACCCTATTGGGCTTGA
- a CDS encoding PAS domain-containing protein, whose product MEEEGFADVLLNMVLDEIDDLIMIHDSEHTVVWMNRAALKVFNKNADEVIGRKCYRLIGRTTCCTDCNVIATQGPVRCNEPRVIPGTDTQYSCTSIPYFKDGRIQLVVQHLRPIEKP is encoded by the coding sequence ATGGAAGAAGAGGGATTCGCCGATGTTCTGCTCAACATGGTACTGGACGAGATAGACGACCTCATAATGATACACGATTCAGAGCACACCGTTGTTTGGATGAACCGTGCGGCCCTCAAAGTCTTCAACAAAAACGCCGACGAGGTCATCGGCCGCAAGTGCTACCGCCTCATCGGGCGTACGACATGTTGCACAGATTGCAATGTGATCGCAACACAGGGGCCCGTACGCTGCAACGAGCCGCGCGTGATACCCGGGACGGACACGCAATATTCATGCACTTCCATACCGTACTTCAAGGACGGGAGGATCCAACTGGTCGTCCAGCATCTTAGGCCGATTGAAAAGCCATAA